In a single window of the Rhizoctonia solani chromosome 16, complete sequence genome:
- a CDS encoding Gar1/Naf1 RNA-binding region protein: MNRGGFGRGGRGADRGGRGGGRGGGRGGFQRQDMGPPETVLELGSFVHAVEDEMLCSSLIPDKVPHFNAPIYLQNKSQIGKIDEILGPVNEVYFSVKMEPGMVAASFKKGDKVYVSDQKLLPIERFLPKPKIIGGKGTQFLKSEVGEEQEVVPAADVVLLVDEASLAEVDAGDQEDEEALAEAHHAGGAALEVDLGEALEVVAAEDGGVAVGNKSMMFWFDLINTKYLVSSRLNRFTLSTMPPASRTSDPGPSYRYRSNTTPYSRPYAQECAKLRIKSLHRMQRRVIDDIVNNPAKDQFIIAATGSGKTLLYELPGILPLSEGKTTIVFIPRVSIITVEHKRLSDCGISVEQADNQQEREQQAQQSDRLFQAINNTELLPRFILATPHQLQYPDSIFGKILNGLCERGLVQRFVFDEVHMLLDDHNILSQLPILRQKYPGVPATVLSASISPTTADTLCHILSMNGEYKTFPLDRPNLYYQILPKLSPGENDKLGVPANSKERSQMSPILHLARNVASEKEGIAAEAYDAESNRSATGREIFRKWQENDPSVRILISTNALSSGVHKSNVRFVVHTSFPTSGIDGYMQETGRAGRDGEPATCLLLYAFGDAFQVSHPTQFRSNCILALLWLINSTNCRRRALLSYYNDNHFNYEAPNHRCCDVCDGMVSNRPSLEVTSLAGRVLEYIQDGLKEKHGLLGRIVLAKKLNDVFNNGEKNRLVKCGTS; this comes from the exons ATGAATCGAGGCGGATTTGGTCGAGGCGGTCGAGGTGCGGACCGAGGAGGACGTGGTG GTGGAAGGGGCGGGGGCCGCGGTGGGTTTCAGCGCCAGGATATGGGTCCCCCGGAGACTGTGTTAG AGCTGGGATCGTTTGTTCACGCAGTTGAAGATGAAATGCTTTGCTCTTCGCTGATACCTGACAAAGTTCCTCATTTCAATGCCCCAATCTATCTGCAAAACAAGTCCCAAATTGGCAAAATCGACGAAATTCTGGGACCAGTGAATGAGGTATATTTCTCGGTCAAGATGGAGCCCGGAATGGTAGCCGCAAGCTTCAAAAAGGGAGACAAGGTATATGTATCCGACCAAAAGCTACTCCCCATCGAACGGTTCctccccaaacccaagattATTGGTGGAAAAGGTACGCAATTT TTGAAA AGCGAGGTAGGGGAGGAGCAAGAGGTGGTGCCCGCGGCGGACGTGGTGCTCCTGGTGGACGAGGCTTCTCTCGCGGAGGTGGACGCGGGGGACCaggaggacgaggaggcTCTCGCGGAGGCCCACCACGCGGGCGGGGCGGCTTTGGAGGTGGATTTGGGGGAGGCTTTGGAGGTGGTCGCGGCGGAGGACGGGGGCGTGGCCGTGGGCAATAAATCAATGATGTTTTGGTTTGATCTGATCAATACAAAAT ATTTGGTATCGTCACGCCTGAACCGGTTCACTCTGTCCACAATGCCACCTGCATCCCGCACCTCTGATCCAGGTCCTTCCTACCGCTATCGGAGCAATACAACTCCTTACAGCCGG CCTTACGCACAAGAATGCGCGAAACTTCGAATAAAATCTCTGCATCGAATG CAACGCAGGGTCATCGACGATATTGTTAATAACCCGGCAAAAGACCAATTTATCATTGCCGCCACTGGATCCGGCAAGACATTGTTGTACGAG CTCCCGGGTATACTCCCATTATCTGAGGGGAAAACGACAATAGTTTTCATTCCTCGAGTCTCAATCATCACAGTGGAGCACAAACGTCTGTCAGATTGTGGGATAAGTGTCGAGCA AGCCGATAACCAACAGGAGCGCGAGCAGCAAGCCCAGCAAAGCGATAGATTGTTCCAGGCAATAAACAATACCGAGCTACTTCCTAGGTTTATCCTAGCTACGCCTCATCAGTTACAGTATCCGGACAGCATTTTCGGCAAAATTCTGAATGGACTATGCGAACGGGGGCTAGTACAGCGTTTTGTCTTTGATGAGGTCCATATGTTG CTAGACGACCACAATATC CTCTCACAACTTCCGATCCTTCGACAGAAATACCCTGGTGTCCCAGCCACCGTACTCTCCGCATCGATCTCGCCCACAACGGCCGATACATTATGCCATATTCTGTCCATGAATGGCGAATACAAGACATTCCCGCTTGATCGACCAAACCTGTACTACCAGATCCTTCCAAAGCTCTCTCCAGGTGAAAACGATAAACTTGGTGTCCCCGCAAACTCCAAAGAGCGATCCCAGATGTCGCCTATTCTCCATTTAGCACGGAACGT AGCTTCTGAA AAAGAAGGTATAGCGGCAGAAGCATATGATGCCGAATCAAATCGTTCTGCGACAGGTCGCGAAATATTTCGAAAGTGGCAGGAGAATGACCCGAGTGTTAGGATTCTAATCTCTACG AATGCGCTCAGTAGTGGAGTACACAAATCCAACG TTCGTTTTGTTGTACACACAAGTTTTCCCACTTCTGGAATTGATGGCTATATGCAAGAGACTGGCCGCGCAGGACGAGATGGGGAACCAGCTACATGTCTATTAT TATATGCATTCGGCGATGCATTCCAAGTTTCACATCCAACACAATTCCGAAGCAATTGTATACTGGCGCTCTTGTGGCTTATCAATTCGACCAACTGCCGACGCCGGGCTTTGCTATCGTACTACAACGACAACCACTTCAATTACGAAGCCCCGAACCATCGGTGCTGCGATGTTTGTGACGGGATGGTTAGCAACCGCCCTTCCCTCGAGGTCACTTCTCTCGCGGGGCGAGTATTGGAGTACATTCAAGACGGTCTTAAAGAGAAACACGGTCTGCTCGGCAGGATAGTGCTAGCTAAGAAACTTAACGATGTCTTTAATAACGGAGAAAAGAACCGACTTGTGAAATGTGGGACAAGTTGA
- a CDS encoding pre-mRNA-splicing factor CEF1, which produces MKWKAGFEEPWPQRTSTHSLGHGVWKNTEDEVLKAAIAKYGKNQWARISSLLVRKTPKQCKARWYEWLDPSIKKTEWSKTEDEKLLHLAKLMPTQWRTIAPIVGRTATQCLERYQKLLDDAEAKENEELGLGGPGDEAGPSADDVRRLRPGEIDPDPETKPARPDPIDMDEDEKEMLSEARARLANTQGKKAKRKARERQLEEARRLAVLQKKRELKAAGIIMRHKTKKKGMDYNADIPFEKKPVPGFYDTSEEQAKSYSAPVGQSLRRLENKRKPQDEESEAKKRQKKGKENEPHSTKFIAARDAQIQKLKEAEQISKRRALVLPAAQVGEAELEEIVKIGQAGQSARALMNDEGEGNEASGQLLGEYEGLSHARMARTPRTAPQEDNIMAEARNLRNMVQAQTPLLGEENTPMRGPAEGGTGFESATPRHQVAFTPNPLATPRANGDGSGLPHDINPEDGIMVGDTPREERLRAAAAQRSLKLGFASLPKPSNDFEVVLPEDEEEAEDEDEQTMTVEDMAERNARMRKLQEEEERKALERRSSVVKKDLPRPVHIDHERLSRALRETPRPRDALSEAHKLIDNELVDLIQHDTIAHPLPGTPYPGGTPSMYDIPEDDDVAAAALAVHIELSATLGIVGATPEEVRKGVILAAGQEDIDGEALSWARMRDTWAYDKNLKAWVDSSSLSPEDRVAGIAALIMQDRDSMSKEAAKAAKVEKKLNVTLGGYNARSGILAKRVKGAWAELQKATIELETAAPRRVEALKEEVERLERQERELQARFQDLSIAKEEVQGSIAAKEEQIMAEAEALNEAALAAAEA; this is translated from the exons ATGAAATGGAAGGCCGGGTTTGAAGAGCCTTGG CCACAACGAACGTCCACTCACTCACTTGGCCATG GTGTCTGGAAG AACACTGAGGATGAGGTGTTGAAAGCGGCCATTGCGAAGTATGGGAAGAATCAATG GGCGCGTATTTCGTCTCTGCTCGTCCGTAAAACGCCGAAGCAATGCAAGGCTCGCTGGTACGAGTGGCTGGATCCCTCCATCAAAAAGACCGAGTGGTCAAAG ACAGAGGATGAAAAGCTGCTGCACTTGGCAAAATTGATGCCAACGCAATGGAGAACTATTGCACCAATTGTCGGACGTACCGCTACGCAATGCTTGGAGCGATACCAAAAACTTCTGGATGACGCGGAAGCAAAAGAGAACGAGGAGCTTGGTTTGGGTGGCCCGGGTGACGAAGCCGGGCCCAGCGCCGATGATGTTCGCAGGCTTCGGCCTGGTGAGATTGACCCCGACCCAGAGACGAAGCCAGCGCGACCGGACCCTATTGACATGGACGAGGACG AGAAGGAAATGCTGTCAGAGGCTCGCGCTCGTCTGGCCAATACTCAGGGAAAGAAGGCGAAGAGGAAGGCCCGCGAGAGACAGCTTGAGGAGGCACGAAGGCTTGCTGTTTTGCAGAAGAAGCGGGAACTCAAGGCTGCTGGTATCAT CATGAGGCACAAGACGAAGAAAAAGGGAATGGAC TACAATGCCGATATCCCATTCGAAAAGAAGCCTGTGCCCGGTTTCTACGACACGTCTGAAGAACAAGCCAAATCCTACTCAGCTCCTGTCGGCCAGTCTCTTCGTCGTCTCGAAAACAAGCGTAAACCACAGGACGAAGAATCCGAGGCCAAGAAACGCCAGAAGAAGGGGAAGGAGAACGAGCCACACTCTACCAAGTTTATTGCCGCTCGCGATGCACAAATCCAAAAGCTCAAGGAGGCGGAGCAAATTAGCAAGCGGCGTGCTTTGGTGCTTCCCGCAGCACAAGTCGGAGAAGCCGAGCTCGAAGAGATTGTCAAAATTGGACAGGCTGGCCAGAGCGCGCGAGCTTTGATGAATGATGAAGGAGAGGGGAATGAAGCAAGTGGGCAATTGCTTGGAGAATACGAAGGTCTTAGTCACGCTCGTATGGCGCGAACCCCCCGGACCGCCCCCCAAG AGGACAATATTATGGCGGAAGCTCGAAACCTACGAAACATGGTGCAAGCCCAGACCCCCTTGTTGGGCGAAGAGAACACTCCCATGCGCGGACCCGCGGAGGGCGGTACCGGCTTCGAGAGCGCCACTCCACGACACCAGGTCGCATTTACTCCTAATCCTCTCGCCACGCCTCGCGCCAATGGAGACGGTTCGGGGCTACCCCACGA TATCAATCCGGAGGATGGGATTATGGTTGGTGATACCCCGCGAGAGGAACGGTTAcgtgctgctgctgctcaGAGATCGCTGAAACTTGGCTTTGCAAGCCTTCCCAAGCCGAGCAACGATTTTGAAGTTGTTCTGCCcgaggatgaagaagaggCAGAGGATGAGGACGAACAAACGATGACAGTCGAGGATATGGCCGAGCGAAATGCTAGGATGAGGAAGCtacaggaagaagaagagcggAAAGCTCTGGAGCGCCGTTCAAGCGTTGTCAAAAAAGACTTGCCTCGGCCTGTCCACATCGATCACGAGCGACTCTCGCGAGCCCTACGCGAAACACCACGACCACGCGACGCTCTCTCTGAAGCTCACAAACTCATTGACAATGAGTTGGTCGACCTCATCCAGCATGACACAATTGCTCACCCTCTCCCCGGAACGCCGTACCCAGGCGGTACCCCCTCTATGTATGATATACCCGAGGACGATGATGTCGCTGCAGCGGCTCTGGCAGTACATATTGAACTCTCAGCTACCCTTGGCATCGTTGGTGCAACACCAGAAGAAGTAAGGAAGGGCGTTATTCTGGCCGCGGGCCAGGAGGATATCGATGGCGAAGCGTTGAGCTGGGCCCGGATGCGTGATACATGGGCTTACGACAAGAATTTGAAGGCATGGGTTGATTCTTCGTCATTGTCACCCGAAGACCGCGTGGCTGGGATCGCTGCGCTCATTATGCAAGACCGGGATTCCATGTCCAAGGAGGCCGCAAAAGCGGCGAAGGTCGAAAAGAAGCTCAATGTCACGCTTGGGGGTTATAACGCTCGTTCTGGCATCTTAGCTAAACGCGTCAAGGGCGCATGGGCTGAACTTCAAAAGGCGACCATCGAGCTCGAGA CTGCTGCTCCACGCCGAGTTGAGGCGCTCAAAGAGGAAGTTGAGAGACTGGAGCGACAAGAACGGGAGTTGCAGGCCCGTTTCCAGGACCTTAGCATCGCCAAGGAAGAAGTACAAGGTAGCATTGCGGCCAAGGAAGAGCAGATCATGGCCGAAGCGGAGGCTTTGAACGAGGCTGCACTCGCTGCTGCAGAAGCCTAG